From the genome of Vicia villosa cultivar HV-30 ecotype Madison, WI linkage group LG2, Vvil1.0, whole genome shotgun sequence, one region includes:
- the LOC131651377 gene encoding uncharacterized protein LOC131651377: MEKLRVRIQESLKKGAADICFLQETKIQDMTEVLAGSFWGGSNVGWSAKNSQGFSGGILVLWNKEVVDVIFSFKGEGFLGICAIFKGVICYFVSVYSSCHIGLKRRMWEELLSLRRSWVDGEWCLGGDFNSIRCASERIGTGSHFRSQEASEFNDFIELMEVEDLPTGERIFSWCRGGMKVMSRIDRFLLSVGFIELISAESQEIGEKDISDHSPVWLKCNKTNWGPKPFRSLDYWLDHPQLVSFVSDEWGKMEVSGSCAFVIKEKLKVLRERLRWWNKTVFGWVDLSIDKAVTEINGCDDLVMEAVEPVNEQIFNDRAKASSEFFQTY, from the coding sequence ATGGAAAAACTTCGTGTTAGAATTCAGGAGAGCTTAAAGAAAGGGGCAGCAGATATATGCTTCTTGCAGGAAACAAAAATCCAGGACATGACTGAAGTTTTAGCTGGTTCATTCTGGGGAGGTAGCAATGTGGGATGGTCAGCAAAAAATTCTCAGGGCTTCTCAGGTGGCATTCTAGTGCTGTGGAACAAAGAGGTGGTAGATGTTATCTTCAGCTTTAAGGGTGAAGGGTTTCTGGGCATCTGTGCTATCTTTAAAGGTGTGATCTGTTATTTTGTTAGTGTGTATTCTTCCTGTCATATTGGCTTAAAGAGAAGGATGTGGGAGGAGTTATTGTCGCTTAGAAGGAGTTGGGTGGATGGTGAATGGTGTTTAGGCGGGGACTTTAACTCAATTCGCTGTGCTTCAGAAAGAATTGGAACGGGTTCGCATTTTAGGTCTCAGGAAGCTTCGGAATTCAATGATTTCATTGAGTTGATGGAGGTGGAGGATCTGCCCACAGGCGAAAGGATTTTTTCTTGGTGTCGGGGTGGAATGAAGGTGATGAGCAGAATAGATAGGTTTTTGTTGTCAGTAGGCTTCATAGAGTTGATCTCTGCTGAGTCTCAAGAAATTGGCGAAAAGGATATCTCAGACCATAGTCCAGTTTGGTTGAAATGCAACAAAACCAATTGGGGCCCAAAACCGTTTCGATCCCTAGACTATTGGCTGGATCATCCGCAATTGGTGAGTTTTGTGTCCGATGAATGGGGTAAAATGGAGGTTTCAGGTTCTTGTGCGTTCGTGATCAAGGAGAAGCTCAAAGTATTAAGGGAGAGGTTACGATGGTGGAACAAAACGGTGTTTGGGTGGGTTGATCTCAGCATTGATAAAGCGGTAACAGAGATAAATGGTTGTGATGACTTAGTGATGGAAGCGGTGGAACCGGTGAATGAGCAAATATTCAACGATAGAGCAAAGGCAAGTTCGGAATTTTTTCAAACATATTAA